In the genome of Solibacillus silvestris, one region contains:
- a CDS encoding rhodanese, whose product MKTILPEQVQAKLEAGEAVHLIDVREVSEVEAGHIPGITHIPLGLLEFRMHELDKKTPYIMVCRSGGRSGQATAFLESQGFDVTNMTGGMLEWNGEVK is encoded by the coding sequence ATGAAAACAATTTTACCAGAACAAGTACAAGCAAAATTAGAAGCAGGTGAAGCGGTTCATTTAATCGATGTTCGTGAAGTATCGGAAGTAGAAGCAGGTCATATTCCGGGGATTACCCATATTCCATTAGGATTACTGGAATTCCGTATGCACGAATTGGATAAGAAAACACCATACATTATGGTTTGCCGTTCAGGCGGCCGCAGCGGTCAGGCAACAGCCTTTTTGGAATCACAAGGGTTTGACGTGACGAATATGACAGGCGGTATGCTTGAATGGAATGGTGAAGTTAAGTAA
- a CDS encoding pyruvate oxidase translates to MGKTERTVSELMLDQLYMFGVRRIYGVVGDATFGIIDALAKQDKIKYIAVKHESTAAFMASAEAKLTGGLGVCTATMGPGAANLINGLGDAYADRAPVLAITGQAESDKIGTEYPQYIDQQELVKPFAAYSANLANPDATIEVLQKAARTSLGQRVVTHISIPKDILMMPAKGEPRRLPDVIEGTSSFTNESLKHAADIMRMAKRPMILAGIGATSVSADLEKLADLWGAGILTSLGGKGLFDESSPLVLQGIGEGGNPYAADVFKQADVVLLAGTTWWPEGFVPTDARIIQIDRQFDKFVKEIPTELGIIGKTEEVIPILTESLQEFSRSEDWVAHLQQAKEKWAAQNEEEGNTKGYPVHPSRIIRAIDRTVAPDAILALDTGDNTVWTNRNFKQKDQSVLFSGYWRTMGFGLPAAMAAKLIQPEKQVVAVVGDGGLQMVLADLLTATRYELDITVVVLNNESLQMERDKLKVAKKEEVGVDLTNPDFVKLAEACGWKGLRPASDTELESVMEEALNTNGPTLVDISTAQVFFPETQ, encoded by the coding sequence ATGGGAAAAACAGAAAGAACAGTTTCTGAATTGATGCTCGATCAATTGTATATGTTCGGTGTACGACGGATATATGGGGTAGTTGGTGATGCAACATTTGGAATCATCGATGCACTGGCGAAACAGGATAAAATTAAATACATTGCTGTAAAACATGAGTCGACAGCTGCTTTTATGGCATCTGCAGAGGCTAAATTGACTGGTGGCCTTGGTGTGTGTACCGCAACAATGGGACCAGGTGCAGCAAATCTTATAAATGGACTTGGTGATGCATATGCAGACAGAGCGCCTGTACTTGCAATCACTGGACAGGCCGAGAGCGATAAAATCGGAACGGAATATCCGCAATATATTGACCAGCAGGAGCTTGTTAAGCCTTTTGCTGCTTATTCTGCAAATCTTGCCAACCCGGATGCGACGATTGAAGTCCTGCAAAAAGCAGCGCGGACATCTCTCGGACAGAGGGTTGTTACTCATATCTCGATACCAAAGGATATTTTAATGATGCCTGCTAAAGGGGAACCGCGTCGATTACCTGACGTAATAGAAGGTACTTCCAGCTTTACTAATGAAAGTCTGAAACACGCAGCAGACATTATGAGAATGGCCAAGCGACCAATGATCCTGGCTGGTATAGGTGCCACGTCTGTATCAGCAGATTTGGAAAAACTGGCGGATCTATGGGGAGCCGGCATTCTTACAAGCCTGGGCGGAAAAGGTTTGTTTGATGAATCTTCACCGCTTGTTTTACAAGGGATTGGTGAAGGCGGGAATCCCTATGCAGCTGATGTATTTAAGCAGGCAGATGTAGTACTTCTTGCTGGCACGACTTGGTGGCCGGAAGGGTTTGTGCCAACGGATGCTCGAATTATTCAGATTGACCGCCAATTTGATAAGTTTGTAAAAGAAATTCCGACAGAACTTGGAATCATTGGCAAAACAGAGGAAGTTATACCAATTTTAACGGAGAGCCTGCAAGAATTCAGCCGCTCCGAGGATTGGGTAGCCCATTTACAGCAAGCAAAAGAGAAATGGGCAGCGCAAAATGAGGAGGAGGGCAATACGAAAGGTTATCCTGTTCATCCTTCCCGAATTATCCGCGCCATTGACCGAACAGTAGCACCGGATGCTATTCTCGCACTGGATACAGGGGATAATACAGTATGGACGAATCGTAACTTCAAACAAAAAGATCAATCTGTATTATTTTCCGGTTACTGGCGGACAATGGGCTTTGGCCTTCCAGCAGCGATGGCCGCGAAGCTCATCCAGCCAGAAAAGCAAGTAGTGGCGGTTGTAGGCGACGGGGGGCTTCAAATGGTGCTTGCAGATTTATTAACAGCAACTCGTTATGAACTTGATATTACGGTCGTTGTCTTGAATAATGAAAGTCTGCAAATGGAAAGGGACAAGCTAAAAGTTGCGAAGAAGGAAGAAGTTGGAGTCGATTTAACGAACCCTGATTTTGTGAAATTGGCAGAAGCTTGCGGTTGGAAAGGATTACGACCTGCTTCAGATACCGAGCTTGAGTCCGTGATGGAAGAAGCACTCAATACGAATGGTCCTACTCTGGTGGATATCAGCACAGCCCAAGTATTTTTCCCGGAAACACAATAA
- a CDS encoding acetyltransferase, which produces MKIEMNIEPAKAVKVIHQAFKRYETDPQPSSALNETTESIITEVKQGTEIIGVYDNDELIALVKCVLNDEFMYFSRLSVLPTHQGKGVATNLVKYLERYAMQNNIFVSICKVRKNEKNNIALYSKMGYKIVKEEIIINKNGDEIPTVTMQKNLQIHNIM; this is translated from the coding sequence TTGAAAATTGAAATGAATATAGAACCAGCAAAAGCGGTTAAAGTTATCCATCAAGCGTTTAAGCGTTACGAAACAGATCCACAACCGTCCAGTGCTTTAAATGAAACAACAGAATCCATTATTACTGAGGTAAAACAAGGGACAGAAATAATCGGTGTATACGATAACGATGAATTAATAGCACTCGTAAAATGTGTTTTAAATGATGAGTTTATGTATTTCTCAAGATTGTCTGTATTACCTACACACCAGGGGAAGGGCGTAGCAACTAATTTGGTGAAATATTTAGAACGCTACGCTATGCAAAATAATATATTTGTTTCAATATGCAAAGTTCGAAAAAATGAAAAGAATAATATCGCGCTTTATTCAAAAATGGGATATAAAATCGTGAAGGAAGAAATCATCATTAATAAAAATGGTGATGAAATCCCAACTGTTACTATGCAAAAGAATCTGCAAATACATAATATAATGTAA
- a CDS encoding aldehyde dehydrogenase, protein MSFSTINKLQSIFDKQKCFQWQARQTTAQQRIKKLLNLKNAILTRTQDLVEAANRDFAMTTMTAEQQIYSVTSAIDFTVQHLEQWMQPDRVENTQDGEAYILYESRGCVCIFGTWNSPMSVTIHPLLDALAAGNCVLIKPSEFNPAYNQILEDIIESVFDEQEVAFVQGEADVSEQLLKLPFDHFFFTGSPRVGKIVMREAAEHLATVTLELGGKSPVIIDKGYNPFKAAQTIVFGKVMMAGQFCISPDYLFVHEDDLTGFARAFQQMTLGMLYDEGKLRTTERTQIVNDAHYYRIKGLFEDAMEKGATVLSGGIFDDENRLIEPTLLGNIIPDMRIADEEIFGPLTFVKTYKDVSEAIRHIQQNPKPLALYIYSEDEHFQQQVLRTTSSGGVTVNGIFMHNTHLHLPFGGVNNSGSGNFHGIHGFKTFSHQRAVYKVLS, encoded by the coding sequence ATGAGTTTTTCTACGATAAACAAGCTACAAAGTATTTTTGACAAGCAAAAATGTTTTCAGTGGCAGGCACGTCAAACAACAGCACAACAGCGTATCAAAAAACTGCTGAATTTGAAAAATGCGATTTTGACGCGTACACAGGATTTGGTAGAGGCCGCGAACAGGGATTTTGCCATGACGACTATGACAGCCGAGCAACAAATTTATTCCGTTACATCGGCGATAGATTTTACTGTTCAGCATCTGGAGCAATGGATGCAACCTGATCGGGTTGAAAATACTCAAGATGGAGAAGCCTATATTTTATATGAATCACGTGGCTGTGTTTGCATTTTCGGGACTTGGAATTCTCCGATGTCTGTAACAATTCATCCATTATTGGATGCATTGGCTGCAGGTAACTGTGTATTAATTAAACCAAGCGAGTTTAATCCTGCCTATAATCAGATACTGGAAGATATAATTGAATCGGTATTTGATGAGCAGGAGGTCGCGTTCGTTCAGGGGGAAGCCGATGTTTCCGAGCAATTACTGAAGCTGCCGTTTGATCATTTCTTCTTTACGGGCAGTCCCCGTGTCGGCAAAATAGTCATGCGTGAAGCGGCCGAGCATCTGGCAACTGTAACGCTTGAGCTTGGCGGTAAATCGCCGGTTATTATCGATAAAGGGTATAATCCTTTCAAAGCGGCGCAAACAATCGTTTTCGGAAAGGTAATGATGGCTGGACAGTTTTGTATTTCACCAGATTACTTATTTGTTCATGAAGACGATTTAACAGGTTTTGCACGGGCTTTTCAGCAAATGACGCTAGGTATGCTCTATGATGAAGGTAAATTACGCACAACGGAGCGCACTCAAATTGTTAATGATGCACACTATTATCGGATTAAGGGGTTATTCGAGGATGCAATGGAAAAAGGAGCAACCGTATTAAGCGGAGGGATATTTGATGATGAAAATCGTTTAATCGAGCCGACTTTATTAGGAAATATTATACCCGACATGCGGATTGCGGATGAGGAAATCTTCGGACCGCTCACATTTGTAAAAACGTATAAGGATGTGTCAGAAGCGATTCGCCATATCCAGCAGAATCCAAAGCCTTTAGCGCTATATATCTATAGTGAGGATGAGCATTTCCAACAGCAGGTGCTCCGTACTACGTCTTCTGGCGGAGTGACGGTCAACGGAATATTTATGCACAATACGCATCTTCATTTACCATTTGGCGGTGTCAATAACTCGGGAAGCGGCAATTTCCATGGAATTCATGGTTTTAAAACGTTCTCGCATCAGCGTGCTGTTTATAAAGTTCTTTCATGA
- a CDS encoding cupin yields MHPNVDQFLRIEQGQGIVQMGKSIDNLNLQWIVFDDSAIIIPAGTWHNLINTGNIPLKLYSIYAPPNFPFGTVHPIKQCGKT; encoded by the coding sequence ATGCATCCGAATGTCGACCAGTTTCTACGGATTGAACAAGGTCAAGGAATTGTTCAAATGGGTAAAAGTATAGATAATTTAAATTTGCAATGGATCGTTTTTGATGATAGCGCCATCATCATCCCTGCTGGCACATGGCATAACTTAATCAATACCGGAAATATTCCGTTAAAGTTATATTCCATCTATGCACCACCAAATTTTCCATTTGGAACAGTGCATCCAATAAAACAATGCGGAAAGACATGA
- a CDS encoding alkaline phosphatase has protein sequence MKNKKKWFTYALAGTVAVSSLSVMQFNTEAEAKQAKKEPTNVIMLVMDGSSNNAVSLARWYKGESLAMDEILTGGVTTYSAESAITDSAPAGTALATGHKSNSGYVGVLPSVIDMPGVEGNPDNAFTPVANVLEGAKQLGKATGIVSTSEIQHATPASFSSHVTSRSNYDDIGEQQVYQNMDVILGGGYDYLKSENRKDGENLVSVIEDKGYDLITTRDELLTSNSNKIYGSFAGSSLAYNLDRTKTNSNEPSLAEMTSKAIDTLNKDKDGFFLMIEGSKIDWAAHANDPIGMVTDILSFDDAVNEALKFAKKDKNTMVIAVTDHGNSGITIGNENTSSTYDKINISNYINPLKKATMTVEGALSQLKPDRSNLVEVAKLYGLDNLTAEETAALNATETKKLAGTFVNLLSKRADLGYTSGGHTGDDVFLYSYGPKRISGLVDNTDLAIEMANFMGIKLDKLTKDLYANAEAALNGKGMTTTIDLSDKENAVLVVKKGTTTFEIPENKDVIIKKTTDKSGKETTNEIQTNTISVYNESGFYISKETINMLK, from the coding sequence ATGAAGAACAAGAAAAAATGGTTTACATATGCACTTGCGGGGACAGTGGCAGTATCATCTCTTTCTGTCATGCAGTTCAATACTGAAGCTGAAGCGAAACAAGCAAAAAAGGAGCCAACTAATGTCATCATGCTCGTGATGGACGGTTCCAGCAATAACGCTGTATCGTTAGCTCGCTGGTACAAAGGTGAAAGTCTCGCAATGGATGAAATTTTAACAGGTGGTGTGACAACGTATTCAGCAGAATCAGCTATTACAGATTCGGCACCAGCTGGAACGGCACTTGCTACCGGCCATAAATCAAACAGCGGGTATGTAGGGGTACTGCCATCCGTAATTGATATGCCGGGCGTAGAAGGAAACCCGGACAATGCATTTACACCAGTTGCAAATGTGTTAGAAGGAGCAAAACAATTAGGCAAGGCTACAGGAATCGTGTCAACTTCTGAAATTCAGCATGCGACACCTGCCAGTTTCTCTTCACACGTAACGTCTCGCAGTAATTATGACGATATCGGAGAACAACAAGTGTATCAAAATATGGATGTGATTCTTGGCGGCGGATATGATTACTTAAAATCAGAAAACCGGAAAGATGGCGAAAATCTAGTTAGCGTAATTGAAGATAAAGGATATGACCTAATTACAACGCGTGATGAGTTACTAACGTCCAATTCCAATAAAATTTACGGTAGTTTTGCCGGCAGTTCTTTAGCGTATAATCTAGATCGTACGAAAACAAACTCAAATGAACCTTCACTGGCAGAAATGACATCAAAAGCAATCGATACGCTGAACAAAGATAAAGATGGGTTCTTCCTTATGATTGAAGGGAGTAAAATTGACTGGGCAGCTCATGCGAATGATCCAATCGGAATGGTTACGGATATTTTGTCATTCGATGATGCGGTAAATGAAGCGCTGAAATTTGCGAAAAAAGACAAGAATACGATGGTTATAGCAGTAACAGATCACGGCAACAGCGGGATTACGATTGGTAATGAAAACACGAGCTCTACATATGACAAAATTAATATATCCAATTATATAAATCCATTGAAGAAGGCAACGATGACAGTGGAAGGTGCACTAAGTCAATTAAAGCCGGACCGTTCGAATTTAGTGGAAGTAGCTAAATTATATGGACTGGATAATTTAACTGCAGAGGAAACGGCTGCCCTGAATGCAACAGAAACGAAGAAGCTTGCCGGTACATTCGTCAATCTTTTATCAAAACGTGCGGATTTAGGTTACACTAGTGGAGGACATACAGGCGATGACGTATTCCTGTACTCTTATGGACCAAAACGCATTTCCGGACTAGTAGATAATACTGATTTAGCAATAGAAATGGCCAACTTTATGGGCATTAAGTTAGATAAATTAACAAAAGATCTTTACGCTAACGCAGAAGCAGCACTGAATGGCAAAGGAATGACGACTACAATCGACCTTTCGGATAAGGAAAATGCGGTACTTGTAGTGAAGAAAGGCACGACTACTTTTGAAATCCCTGAAAATAAGGATGTTATCATTAAAAAAACAACGGATAAATCAGGCAAAGAGACTACAAATGAAATTCAGACAAATACAATCAGCGTATACAATGAAAGTGGCTTCTATATTTCAAAAGAAACAATCAACATGCTTAAGTAA
- a CDS encoding response regulator, with the protein MKIHLHIEHQLMEVEVHVHAPEYNEQVAQLMKKLNQSTTNDTIAGYSNGDIHLIKMQDVYSIYSEQGKVFIQTDEQELEVKQKLYELEERFSSQLLRVNKATLVHFEKIASIQSKVLGNPQLTLENGVTIPISRNYFKALKEAFGLGGNSK; encoded by the coding sequence ATGAAAATTCATTTACATATCGAGCATCAGCTTATGGAAGTCGAAGTTCATGTGCATGCACCGGAATACAATGAGCAAGTGGCGCAGCTGATGAAAAAGCTTAACCAATCAACGACTAATGATACGATTGCAGGCTATTCCAATGGTGATATTCATTTGATCAAAATGCAGGATGTGTACAGCATTTACAGCGAACAGGGGAAAGTATTTATCCAAACGGATGAGCAGGAACTGGAAGTGAAACAAAAGCTTTATGAGCTGGAGGAACGTTTTTCATCGCAGTTGCTACGTGTCAATAAGGCGACACTTGTTCATTTTGAAAAAATTGCTTCCATCCAGTCGAAGGTACTTGGCAACCCGCAACTGACGCTCGAAAATGGAGTCACAATTCCAATAAGCCGCAATTATTTCAAAGCGTTAAAAGAGGCATTCGGGTTAGGGGGAAATAGCAAGTGA
- a CDS encoding cytoplasmic protein, with protein sequence MQYDPKVLARMKKVEGQLRGILRMMEEEKDCKDVITQLSAVRSAVDRTIGVIVTDNLVECLSKEDAETMDKNAMVKQAVDLLVKSR encoded by the coding sequence ATGCAGTATGATCCAAAAGTATTGGCACGAATGAAAAAAGTCGAAGGTCAGTTACGCGGCATATTACGGATGATGGAAGAAGAAAAGGACTGCAAAGATGTTATCACACAACTTAGTGCTGTCCGTTCTGCTGTTGACCGTACAATCGGTGTCATCGTAACGGATAATTTAGTGGAGTGTCTTTCAAAGGAAGATGCCGAAACGATGGATAAAAATGCCATGGTCAAACAGGCAGTAGATTTACTAGTAAAAAGTCGCTAA
- a CDS encoding acetyltransferase gives MHTETERLLIRKFNMEDLQAVYEYTSDANVMKYIPEGVFKEEMAKDFIEQNLGEEAEKFAVILKGENTLIGHIFFGKYFGDHTYEIGWVFNPKFYNKGYATEAAKAMLQYAFEEKKLHRVIATCQPQNPPSYRVMEKIGMRREGCFKKCIPNGDEWWDEYYYAILSEDWK, from the coding sequence ATGCACACTGAAACCGAAAGATTATTAATACGAAAATTTAATATGGAAGATTTACAAGCGGTATATGAATATACATCCGATGCCAATGTCATGAAATATATACCTGAAGGGGTTTTTAAAGAAGAAATGGCAAAAGATTTTATCGAACAAAACTTGGGGGAGGAAGCGGAGAAGTTCGCGGTCATATTGAAAGGTGAAAATACTTTGATTGGACATATATTTTTCGGCAAATATTTTGGAGATCATACTTATGAGATAGGCTGGGTATTCAACCCGAAATTTTATAATAAAGGATATGCTACTGAAGCGGCTAAAGCAATGTTACAATATGCCTTTGAAGAAAAGAAGCTACATAGAGTGATCGCAACTTGTCAGCCACAAAATCCGCCTTCATATCGTGTAATGGAGAAAATTGGCATGAGAAGGGAAGGATGTTTCAAGAAATGTATTCCGAACGGTGATGAGTGGTGGGATGAATACTATTACGCGATTTTGAGTGAAGACTGGAAGTAA
- a CDS encoding multidrug ABC transporter permease, producing MMTSLIVRNNKIFFRDRMLVFFSLLSVLISIGLFIVFLQKLQLDAIRQVIEVTPAVELVVSEWMIAGILTMTAMTSTLAVFAIFVSDLESKRTADFLVTSASRYSIQLSYVISSVMIGFIMTTIAFIVCEVYLLTLGAELPSVWKLMQFFGVIILGVLLSAMINLMIVLLAKSAKAFSTVNSLVGTLIGFLCAVYVPMGVLPKAIQTVIHLFPVSHVAVLLRQLLMEDSLNTVFGNANEAMDSYMLTYGVVYEIGSSVLGTQSSVLYICISIFGIAIFAAVLFRLQYK from the coding sequence ATGATGACGAGCTTAATTGTACGCAATAATAAAATTTTCTTCCGTGACAGAATGCTCGTTTTTTTCTCACTGCTGTCTGTCTTGATTTCAATTGGATTATTTATTGTCTTTTTGCAGAAGCTGCAACTCGATGCCATTCGTCAGGTTATTGAAGTGACACCGGCAGTTGAATTAGTTGTAAGTGAATGGATGATTGCTGGTATTTTAACAATGACAGCCATGACATCAACATTAGCTGTATTTGCAATATTCGTTAGTGATCTGGAATCCAAGCGTACAGCGGATTTTCTTGTTACCTCCGCATCCCGCTATTCGATTCAGCTAAGCTATGTTATTAGCTCGGTCATGATCGGGTTTATCATGACCACTATTGCATTCATTGTATGTGAAGTATATTTATTGACGCTTGGTGCAGAATTGCCGAGTGTTTGGAAGCTGATGCAATTTTTCGGAGTGATTATACTTGGTGTGTTGCTGAGCGCAATGATTAATTTAATGATCGTACTATTGGCGAAATCAGCTAAAGCATTTTCCACTGTAAATTCATTGGTTGGTACACTAATTGGCTTTTTATGCGCAGTCTATGTTCCCATGGGGGTACTGCCGAAAGCAATCCAAACGGTCATTCATTTATTTCCTGTCAGTCACGTCGCTGTATTATTACGTCAGCTTTTGATGGAAGATTCTTTGAATACGGTGTTTGGAAATGCGAATGAGGCAATGGATTCCTACATGTTAACTTACGGAGTTGTTTACGAAATAGGTAGCAGTGTTTTAGGGACACAATCAAGTGTATTGTATATTTGCATTTCAATTTTTGGTATAGCTATTTTTGCAGCAGTTTTATTCCGATTGCAGTATAAGTAA
- a CDS encoding rhodanese has product METILVIAVIVAFLAWRMKPTKGVNTISTTELKRMINDKDKLFIDVRTPAEYKARNVKQFKNIPLGSDFSKLPKDKEIVVICQSGMRSKQACNQLKKLGYSRVTNIRGGMSAY; this is encoded by the coding sequence ATGGAAACAATACTAGTAATCGCCGTGATCGTGGCATTTTTAGCCTGGCGCATGAAGCCGACAAAAGGCGTCAACACGATTTCGACGACAGAACTCAAAAGAATGATCAATGACAAAGACAAATTGTTTATTGATGTACGCACACCTGCTGAGTATAAAGCGCGCAATGTGAAGCAATTTAAAAATATCCCACTTGGCTCTGATTTTTCAAAACTGCCAAAGGATAAGGAAATTGTGGTCATTTGCCAAAGCGGCATGCGTTCCAAACAAGCATGTAATCAACTGAAAAAATTAGGCTATAGCCGTGTCACGAATATACGTGGCGGCATGAGTGCCTATTAA
- a CDS encoding NAD(P)-dependent oxidoreductase — translation MGNPNLNDPRKKFHTEKFPDQEQNTPALQNEMSPKPDCGEESYKGHNRLKGRNALITGGDSGIGRAAAIAYAREGSNVAIQFFPGEEEDANEVKALIEEAGTKALLLPYDLREDGVATEMVKKTVEAFGGLDTLVLNAGQQIAQPTLSDLTIKQVEDTFKVNIISMFEAVKAAEEHLEPGSAIITTTSVQSYNPSTFLMDYASTKGAISNFTVNLSSYFASKGVRVNGVAPGPIWTPLQLDNGQPDGKIPEFGQNAPLGRAGQPVELAPVYVLLASDEGSYITGQIYGVTGGEPIDL, via the coding sequence ATGGGAAACCCAAATCTAAACGATCCACGAAAAAAATTTCATACGGAGAAATTCCCGGATCAAGAACAGAATACTCCAGCGCTACAAAATGAAATGAGTCCAAAACCTGATTGTGGAGAAGAATCATATAAAGGGCATAATCGTCTGAAAGGACGTAATGCTTTAATTACCGGTGGCGATTCCGGAATTGGCCGTGCTGCCGCGATTGCTTATGCACGCGAAGGCTCAAATGTAGCCATTCAGTTCTTCCCAGGTGAAGAAGAAGATGCAAATGAAGTGAAAGCATTAATTGAAGAAGCCGGAACAAAAGCATTGCTGCTGCCATATGACTTGCGTGAAGATGGCGTGGCGACTGAAATGGTGAAAAAAACAGTAGAAGCGTTTGGCGGATTGGACACACTCGTCCTGAATGCAGGACAGCAGATTGCACAGCCAACACTAAGTGATTTAACAATCAAACAAGTTGAAGATACGTTCAAAGTAAACATTATCAGCATGTTTGAAGCCGTTAAAGCAGCTGAAGAACATTTGGAACCGGGCAGTGCGATTATTACGACGACATCGGTTCAATCGTACAATCCATCCACATTTTTAATGGACTATGCTTCTACAAAAGGTGCGATTAGCAACTTTACAGTAAACCTTTCTTCGTACTTTGCTTCTAAAGGGGTACGTGTGAACGGGGTTGCACCAGGCCCGATTTGGACACCGCTGCAGTTGGATAATGGACAACCGGATGGCAAAATTCCTGAATTTGGCCAAAATGCACCACTTGGTCGTGCAGGACAGCCAGTAGAGCTTGCCCCAGTATATGTCCTTCTAGCATCCGATGAAGGAAGTTACATTACCGGACAGATTTACGGTGTGACAGGCGGCGAACCGATCGACTTGTAA
- a CDS encoding ABC transporter, giving the protein MQVLIDVQQLTKRYGEVEAVKGISFSVQKGALFAFLGSNGAGKSTTIEMLCTLLEKTSGTVSIDGHTLGNLKGNEAIRRTIGIVFQESILDHQLTVKENILHRGRFYRLPKSMLQENYDFVQQYLQLADIEHQKYGSLSGGQRRRADIARAIIHKPKLLFLDEPATGLDPFTRQFVWATIDRLRKEVGMTIFLTTHYMEEAANADDIVIMKNGEIIAQGTPNKLKALYAKDFLQFVLKPSIAIEDVTAILPMLLPEKHQDGWKVEVSSTISTIPILAQLEPYIASFEVIKGSLDQVFIETNESREEK; this is encoded by the coding sequence ATGCAAGTATTGATTGATGTCCAACAGTTAACAAAGCGGTACGGAGAAGTTGAAGCCGTAAAAGGGATAAGCTTTTCAGTGCAAAAGGGGGCATTATTCGCATTTCTTGGCAGTAATGGTGCTGGTAAATCCACAACAATTGAAATGTTATGTACGCTTTTAGAGAAAACGAGCGGAACGGTTTCAATCGATGGACATACACTTGGTAATCTGAAAGGCAATGAAGCTATCCGCAGAACGATTGGTATTGTATTTCAGGAAAGTATTTTAGATCATCAATTGACGGTGAAGGAAAATATTCTGCATCGCGGCCGTTTTTATCGTTTACCGAAGTCAATGTTACAGGAAAATTATGATTTTGTGCAGCAGTATTTACAGCTTGCAGACATCGAACATCAAAAATACGGTTCGCTTTCAGGTGGACAGCGTCGCAGAGCAGATATTGCGCGGGCAATTATTCATAAGCCCAAGCTGTTATTTTTAGATGAGCCCGCGACGGGACTCGATCCATTCACACGACAATTTGTGTGGGCTACTATTGACCGATTGCGTAAGGAAGTAGGCATGACGATATTTTTGACAACACATTATATGGAAGAGGCAGCAAATGCAGATGATATTGTCATTATGAAAAATGGTGAAATTATTGCACAAGGAACACCGAATAAATTGAAAGCACTTTATGCAAAGGACTTTTTGCAATTTGTTTTAAAACCTTCTATTGCAATTGAAGATGTAACCGCTATTTTGCCTATGCTGCTACCTGAAAAGCATCAAGATGGGTGGAAGGTGGAAGTGTCGTCAACAATTTCCACGATTCCAATTTTGGCTCAACTCGAACCCTATATTGCATCATTTGAAGTAATAAAAGGTTCGCTCGACCAAGTATTTATCGAAACGAATGAATCGAGGGAGGAGAAATAA
- a CDS encoding sulfur reduction protein DsrE, with amino-acid sequence MTNKVAIIAANGGLFDAYKVFNIATAAAASEKEVAIFFTFEGLNLIHKQGMNALEMPAGKEHFAEGFANANVPAIPQLVEMAQDLGVKFIACQMTMDVMGLTKTDFVDGIEVGGAVTFLDFAKDAAPTLTF; translated from the coding sequence ATGACAAACAAAGTAGCAATTATTGCAGCAAACGGTGGGCTTTTCGATGCTTATAAAGTATTTAATATTGCAACGGCAGCAGCAGCTTCTGAAAAAGAAGTAGCCATCTTTTTCACATTTGAAGGTCTAAATTTAATTCATAAACAAGGGATGAATGCACTTGAAATGCCTGCTGGCAAAGAACACTTTGCGGAAGGCTTTGCTAACGCAAATGTACCGGCAATCCCGCAATTAGTGGAAATGGCACAGGATTTAGGAGTGAAATTCATCGCCTGCCAAATGACGATGGACGTGATGGGTTTGACAAAAACAGATTTCGTTGATGGTATTGAAGTAGGTGGCGCCGTTACATTCCTGGATTTTGCGAAGGATGCTGCACCAACATTAACGTTTTAA